GATGGCCCAACTGAATGGTTCCCATTGACCAAAGTATTCCAGTACGACGAAAGAGAAAACACAGTGGCGTATTAATACGCCACTTTCCACCCGATCCCGATACTGATGCAAGAAGGAAGTTTACGGTGAAAACAAAACTATCTGTTCTGGATTGTACGCTACGCGACGGCGGTTATTACAACGAGTGGCAGTTCAGCGACGAATTCGTTGCTAACTACCTGCAAGTAATGGCCTCGACCGACGTTACAATTCTTGAAGTTGGCTATCGTCATCCGGGCGAAATGAACGCCGAAGCTTACGAGCAATATATCAGCAGCCTTGCTGGTGATAGCAACCTGGACGCAATCACTTTGGCAGTAATGGTTGATGCTAAAAAATTTGTAGGTAAAGACAAAGACCCTAAAGCCATGGTCGATGCATTATTTCTACCTACGGAACAATCCAGAATATCAATGGTGCGAGTCGCCATTCACTACAAACAACTGGACAGCATTAAGGATCTGGTGGATGTTTTTGCCGCATTAGGTTATCGCGTTGTCGTTAACCTGATGCAAATTGATATGGCCTCCCAAGAAGAGCTGACCAGTCAGGTCAATGCCATTAATCAAATGAACAATGTTGAAGTGCTTTACATTGCCGATTCTCTGGGTTCCATGAATCCCGAGCGAGTCGCCAATCTATTCCACTTCTTTAAAGAAGCTTGCAGTATTCCGTTAGGTTTCCATGCCCACGACAACAAAGGGCTGGCGCTATTGAATACCCAAGCCGCCATTTCCGAAGGCGCAGAATTTATTGATGCCACCTTAATGGGAATGGGACGAGGCGCAGGCAACGCCCGAACAGAACAGGCACTTCCCATGCTGTTCGCAGAACCCAAAGGGTCAAAAGAATTACAACGTTTTCTGGTTGATTACCTCACTCCCCTGCACCGTCAATACCTATGGGGAGACGATGTTATGTACCATTTTGCCGCAGACAACGCGATGCATCCCATGTACGTACAAGAGGTTAAACAACGGGTTAACACCGATATGAGCCTGGCAATGGACATATTGGAATCATTGGCAGAGCAAGAATGCCATCAGTTCAACCAAAACCTGGTTGATGAAGCCATCAACCAACATAGCACGGCTGCACAATAATGTTAGTTCAAGACTTTATGGAGCAAGTGAAATACGTGCTATTTGACATGGATGGCACCTTGCTGGACACCAATCAGATGAAGCTGGAAGCCATGACACAAGCGCTTTCAGATTTGGAACGCGGTGATGAATTTCTGCATCACTTTAAACGTAATTTTGGTTGGACTCGAGAAAAGCATTTTGGCTATTTAAGAGAGTCCTATCTGGAGAATGATGCCGCTTTAACACAAGAGTACCGGAATCGTTATGAGCAAAATCTGGCAGACAATCGCCTGAATATCGAATTTTGCACCGGAGCCAAAGAATTAATTGAATCGCTGGCAAACCGCGATATTGGCATGAGCGTTGTGACAGGATCTGACCAAAATGACGCTCGAGAGATACTCATTGCGAAAGGAGTTTCACAGCATTTCGATGAAACCCTCGGTTCGCCCAATATCAAGGCCGAAAGCGTCGCCAGCATCATCAAAAAATACGGTTACAAAAGCGAGGATTGCGTGTTGATCGGTGATAGCATGAACGACCTCGAAGCGGCTGAGATCAATGACATGCCCTTCCTCTACGCAGCGAAATATACCCTGGCAGACCAGGACAAAATTCGCGCCAGAGTTAAACAGGGCGGTCATTGGGAAGTTCACAGTCTCTTGGAACTCGAAGCTGTAAACGTATAACCCATTAACAAGAGGTAGGAAAGTTGAGTGATTTGAATTTTATCGTCATCACCGGCGTCACCAAAGGCCTTGGTAAAGCACTGGCTGAGCAGTTTTTACAGCACGGTGTCAAGGTGGTTGGCTGTGCCAGAAATGCCGCTGATAGCGATTTTCAACATGAAAACCTAACCATCGACAGTGTTGATGTCACCAATGCCCAGGCAATGAACCAATGGGCCAAGAAAGTAATGACTGAGCATGGCTTGCCCGACGTAGTGCTGCAAAGCGCAGGCACAGTCAATGCACCAGCCAATATTGAAGACATTAACCCGGAATTAGTCGCACAAGTCATGAACGTTAACTTCATGGGTGTGGTCTACGGCATGCAAGCCTTTTTGCCCGCCATGAAAGAAGCCGCCGTAAAAGAAATCAATAAAGGTTTCATTATTAACATCAGTTCAGGCTGGGGACGCGCCGGCAAAGAAGGCTTAGCGCCTTATTGTGCATCGAAGTTCGCGGTTGAAGGTCTGGTAGATTCAGTGGCAAGAGAGCTAAATGGCGCAGTAAAAGTCTACGCACTGGATCCAGGTGACGGCATCCAAACCGACATGCTCAATGTGTGCTTGCCCAGCTATTACCCCGATGCTCCCAAGTCAGAGGATTGGGCAGCATGCGCATACGACTATATACAAAAGATGTGGCAGAACCCACCAAGCGAATGCAGCTTGACCGTCGATTTATCTAATCTGCCCAAATAAATAACGTGACAAATAACGAGGAAAAATACATGTCATTTGAACAGAAAAAAGTGTTCATCAGCGGTGCTTACCGTGACTTTGGTAGAACTTTGGCAACTCATTTCGCCGACAAAGGTGCGGAGTTGTTCCTGACAGTACGTGGCGAGCAAGCTCAACGCGAAACGCTGGATTTCTTCCAGTCACGTTGTAAACAGCCAGTACACGTTTATAACTGTGACCTGACCGATCCCAAAGCCGTTGCTGCCACGATGGCAGACATCGCAAAAGAAACCGACACCATGGACATCATCGTCAACAACGCCGCCATGTGGTTAGAAGGCAGCATGAACGACGCCTCTGACGAAGACGTGGTTAACACCGTTAACTCTGGTGTCACAGGCAGCTTATTGGTGGTTAAGAACCTGGAAAAACTGTTGTTGAATTCCAAAACACCAGACATCGTCAACATGGTGTCTGTCTGTGGTATTTCACACTTTAAAGGTTCTTGTGCTCACGAAGCCTTTTACGCCATGAAACACGGCCAATCCGGTATGTCGCAAATGCTCACCGAACGCCTAAAAAGCAAAGGCGTGCGCGTGATTTCTCTGTACCCGCCTGACTTCCACAACATCGCTAAAGATCCAGAGCTGTGGAATGCACCGGAAAAAGCAGAATTTGGCACATACCTGACATCGCGTGAACTGGTCGATACCATTGATTTCGCATTGACTCGTCCACGTAGTTGCATGATGAACCAAATCTTCTTTGAAGATACCAGACACTAAGAGCGCATCATGACAGTCCTTTGCATCGATCCTGTTAAGTCACTGCTCGAGTTCGCTGAAATCGCGGCTCGTTGTGGTCATTCCGTGTTAGTGAGTGACACACAAAGTGGATACACAATGCCCGTTGCTGCAAACCAGTATTCAACCATTAATCTGGTGAATTTGGGTGATGACGAATTACAACACGTCATTCATGAACACAATGTGCAGTACGCCTTTTCCGATACCACGGAAGGCTTTCATCTGGCAGAACGAATTAACAGGATGATCGAAGGACTGACGCCATCTTCCGACGCGCACAAACCTTTATTTGCAGGGCTCAGCGACAAAGCACTGTTAGCCGAGCATCTGCAAAAAAACGCACCTGAATTAGCCTTCCGCGACTTTCAGGTCGTGAATTCAGAGCAGGAACTGAACCAGCTAGTGGCGAATTTGCCAGACAACGAAATGCTGGTAGTTCGTCCTAATCGTTCTTCCGACGACGGTTCCGCCTGTTTTGTTGAACGCGGCGATAGTGTTCCAGCCAGAATTCTGGATTACCTGAATACAGCGGAACAGCATAGCTGCATCGTACACAGGCTCATTCCCGGCGACGCCTACTTTATCAACGGCTTTAAGACCCGCGATGGGCATATTCAGTACGACACCTGGCGCTGTATTTATCGCATTGCCAAACCCTTTGGTTATTTGCATTCGGTACTGGAAACCCGGTTTGAAGATCAAAAACATGCGGCAGTTAAAGCCCACATAGAGAAGCTTCTCAATGCCATTGGCCTGGAATCAGGCCCATTTCATTTAGAAGTTATTTTGGGTGATAACAGTTTTAAGGTGATCAAAGCCGCAACACGATTAGCCGGCGCGCCATTTATTTATTTCTATGAAAAACGAGGTGGTATCAGCCAGTTGGCATCCTGCTTACAGGCAGTATCCGACAGCGCAGCGGAAGAACAACAAAAAGCCGCACAAGAAACCATTAAATACAGTACCGATTTTTCATTTTATCCGCCTCAAAATGGCACGTTAAACCAACTGCGCTTTCAACAAGATCTGGAATCACTGGCGTCGTTTGACGGCTATCTGGATTTTCCCGAGGCAGGACAAAAACTGGAAGCTAAAGGAGGAGAAGTGTCTCCTCTGACGATTTCACTGTCGAACTTCGACATTAATTGCTTAGAAAAAGACATAGAACAATGCATTGAGTTTCAGTCACAAGGGGTTTTTGAACTGGCTTAAACAAAGCCACAAAGCGGTATCCCCGCTAATGAGACAACACGCAGAGACCAAGACGAACAGTAACCAAATTGCAGGAATTAGAACGGAATGAAACAACAAGCCATTATTATCCTTGAACCGCTTAACCATATGTTCAAGGTACTGCAGACAGCTCATGAAAGAGGCTACGTAGCAATTTCCATGAACAGCCTTGGCGCAAGTGCGACACCGCCTTATGAAGCCGCTCAAGCCTGTATTGATGCAGAGTATAAAGTACCATCATGGACAGACAAAGACGCGGTTCTAGAAGTATTCGAACACGTCAAAAACGACTATGACGTGGTAGGGACTTATGCTGGCTCAGAGATCACCTTGCCGTTAGATGCCATATTCCGCGAGCAACTTGGTTTACCCAATTCGGGCGTTGAAACGGTTGTCAGAAACCTCGACAAACTGAAAGTCAGAACCTTATTGCAAGAACACGGCTTAACCAACTTGCGCACGCTTTCCATGTCGGAAATACAAAACCTGACCGAATGGCCATTCCCCGGCAGTACTGCTTTCTTCAAGCCGAATTCAGGTGCAGGCAGCGCTAACGTATGGCATTGCCGAAACATGGAAGACATCAAAAAATGCATTGAGAAATGGAGCCATAAAGACGAAATCCCCTACTCTATTTTGCTCGACCTGATTGACTCGACCGGCCAATACTTTTTGGAAGAAGCCGCCATCGGAAAACTATTCTCCGTTGAATCATTAGTCGTAAATGGTGAAGTCAACGTGATGGGCTTTACCGACCGCGCG
Above is a window of Paraneptunicella aestuarii DNA encoding:
- a CDS encoding beta/alpha barrel domain-containing protein encodes the protein MKTKLSVLDCTLRDGGYYNEWQFSDEFVANYLQVMASTDVTILEVGYRHPGEMNAEAYEQYISSLAGDSNLDAITLAVMVDAKKFVGKDKDPKAMVDALFLPTEQSRISMVRVAIHYKQLDSIKDLVDVFAALGYRVVVNLMQIDMASQEELTSQVNAINQMNNVEVLYIADSLGSMNPERVANLFHFFKEACSIPLGFHAHDNKGLALLNTQAAISEGAEFIDATLMGMGRGAGNARTEQALPMLFAEPKGSKELQRFLVDYLTPLHRQYLWGDDVMYHFAADNAMHPMYVQEVKQRVNTDMSLAMDILESLAEQECHQFNQNLVDEAINQHSTAAQ
- a CDS encoding HAD family hydrolase produces the protein MLVQDFMEQVKYVLFDMDGTLLDTNQMKLEAMTQALSDLERGDEFLHHFKRNFGWTREKHFGYLRESYLENDAALTQEYRNRYEQNLADNRLNIEFCTGAKELIESLANRDIGMSVVTGSDQNDAREILIAKGVSQHFDETLGSPNIKAESVASIIKKYGYKSEDCVLIGDSMNDLEAAEINDMPFLYAAKYTLADQDKIRARVKQGGHWEVHSLLELEAVNV
- a CDS encoding SDR family oxidoreductase; this encodes MSDLNFIVITGVTKGLGKALAEQFLQHGVKVVGCARNAADSDFQHENLTIDSVDVTNAQAMNQWAKKVMTEHGLPDVVLQSAGTVNAPANIEDINPELVAQVMNVNFMGVVYGMQAFLPAMKEAAVKEINKGFIINISSGWGRAGKEGLAPYCASKFAVEGLVDSVARELNGAVKVYALDPGDGIQTDMLNVCLPSYYPDAPKSEDWAACAYDYIQKMWQNPPSECSLTVDLSNLPK
- a CDS encoding SDR family oxidoreductase, whose amino-acid sequence is MSFEQKKVFISGAYRDFGRTLATHFADKGAELFLTVRGEQAQRETLDFFQSRCKQPVHVYNCDLTDPKAVAATMADIAKETDTMDIIVNNAAMWLEGSMNDASDEDVVNTVNSGVTGSLLVVKNLEKLLLNSKTPDIVNMVSVCGISHFKGSCAHEAFYAMKHGQSGMSQMLTERLKSKGVRVISLYPPDFHNIAKDPELWNAPEKAEFGTYLTSRELVDTIDFALTRPRSCMMNQIFFEDTRH
- a CDS encoding ATP-grasp domain-containing protein gives rise to the protein MKQQAIIILEPLNHMFKVLQTAHERGYVAISMNSLGASATPPYEAAQACIDAEYKVPSWTDKDAVLEVFEHVKNDYDVVGTYAGSEITLPLDAIFREQLGLPNSGVETVVRNLDKLKVRTLLQEHGLTNLRTLSMSEIQNLTEWPFPGSTAFFKPNSGAGSANVWHCRNMEDIKKCIEKWSHKDEIPYSILLDLIDSTGQYFLEEAAIGKLFSVESLVVNGEVNVMGFTDRAVSARDAAIEMGLFFPYKNPFEQQIKDKITKIHQAMGIKHGPTHAEIIVDEKGNIELVEMNLRFAGYDMLAVVSHSLQQDVSELLIDLALGKQPKLELPEEDRKAAAISMVMPPLDLEVFESISFPDSVHFSKLMKPLNHKVTSHDSQLDYIGSCVFTAESYEELLQKNEQIRKQIIVNGKSIEHCQNNEIHI